One Zeugodacus cucurbitae isolate PBARC_wt_2022May chromosome 3, idZeuCucr1.2, whole genome shotgun sequence genomic region harbors:
- the LOC105218177 gene encoding protein transport protein Sec24C, translating into MNPNMYGAPPQQPQYAPGWPPATQQPLHASGAPPQMGPPGASYPPTSMPPTSAAPTPAGSLGALPPQQNYGQGQQPGLLNGNYQQQLTNSMSGLSMNAAKQQPTPVPPQANTPYSNANIANAPLSAPNPHAGGSDAPPLSNGPPTNAPSQQQQQLSSANNNFISGPYTNGQAANPPQAQPPQAPTSMYPPAPNTATPPMQSVPGGPNQMTVNSANIPGLPHMPPKPAAMPLPGQPPVAATPPTSLAGGMPQYQQPGAQQLPPRPGQIPPQPMSQPLGPQAPQQQQQQQTMLPGHPGMPPTSAAATLPPQPGMPPMPGYPPQQQPQPQGYPPHPQMPQNQQQPGFPPQPQHPGYPSQAAQPGYPPQPGYPPQQPLQPGFPGQMMPPTQPGQPPMPGRPGYNQPPAPGGMYQQPQQYPQAQRRLDPDQMPNPISVIIENQRNAGGAFVTNQPGLLPPLVTTKYVVQDQGNSSPRYVRSSLYCIPATADLLKTTALPFTLLVSPMARTVEGEYEPPIVNFGELGPIRCNRCKAYMSPNMQFVDAGRRFQCLMCKVTTEVPTEYFQHLDHTGQRVDKYERPELVLGTYEFLATKDYCRNNTPPEIPAFIFVIDVSYNTIKSGLVHLLCSQIKEVLKHLPVDQGQDKSKMRVGFITYNSTVHFYNIKSSLAQPQMMVVGDVQDMFMPLLDGFLCNPEESEALIDALMEQIPKMFVDTKETETVLYPAIQAGLEALKASNCAGKLLVFNSTLPIAEGRGKLKNRDDRKLLGTEKEKTVLTPQCVSYNSLGQDCVQNGVSVDLFLFNNSYIDIATLGQVARLSGGEVYKYTYFQADLDGNRLIEDIIKNVSRPIAFDAVMRVRTSAGIRPTDFYGHFYMTNTTDVELASIDCNKSVAIEIKHDDKLPPEENIYLQIALLYTSVSGQRRLRVLNLALRATTTIADVFKCCDLDAMMLFFAKQACSKLLEHTPKQVKDNLVNRSAQILACYRKHCTSPTSAGQLILPECLKLLPLYVSCLLKNDAISGGSDMTLDDRSYVMQFVQTMDLNMSVSYLYPRFIPIHNVDVDDNDLPMSIRCTHEKMSEDGAYILENGVHLFVWLGQSLPQSFIQPLFGVQCTQQVNAERFAIIGDAPLAQRVRNIIDTIMNERTRNMRVTCVRQNDKLESVFRHFLIEDRGTDGSPSYVDFLCHMHKEIKDLLS; encoded by the exons atgAATCCGAACATGTACGGAGCGCCACCGCAACAACCACAATATGCACCAGGCTGGCCACCGGCAACACAACAGCCGTTACATGCAAGTGGGGCACCTCCACAAATGGGACCACCAGGTGCTAGTTATCCACCCACTAGTATGCCACCCACATCAGCAGCACCAACGCCAGCTGGGTCGCTAGGAGCGCTGCCACCACAGCAAAACTACGGCCAAGGACAGCAACCAGGCTTACTCAACGGCAACTACCAACAACAG TTAACTAATTCAATGAGCGGTTTATCCATGAATGCAGCGAAGCAGCAGCCTACACCCGTACCTCCCCAAGCCAATACTCCATATTCGAACGCTAACATAGCAAACGCTCCACTATCTGCACCAAACCCGCATGCCGGTGGCTCAGACGCACCACCCTTGTCAAATGGACCACCAACTAACGCGCCatcccaacaacaacagcaactatcaAGCGCtaacaacaatttcatttcgGGTCCATACACAAACGGGCAGGCTGCAAATCCACCGCAGGCTCAACCACCACAGGCACCCACTTCCATGTATCCACCGGCGCCAAACACTGCAACGCCGCCAATGCAATCCGTACCGGGTGGACCAAATCAGATGACAGTAAACAGCGCAAACATACCTGGATTGCCACATATGCCACCAAAACCG GCTGCTATGCCATTACCCGGACAACCACCAGTTGCAGCTACGCCACCAACTTCGTTAGCTGGTGGCATGCCACAGTATCAACAACCTGGCGCACAACAATTACCACCACGTCCAGGTCAAATTCCACCACAACCCATGTCGCAGCCGCTTGGACCACaagcaccacaacaacaacaacaacagcaaacaatgtTGCCTGGTCATCCTGGCATGCCGCCTACATCCGCAGCAGCAACATTGCCACCCCAACCGGGTATGCCACCAATGCCAGGCTACCCACcacaacagcaaccacaaccACAAGGATATCCACCACATCCACAAATGccgcaaaaccaacaacaacccgGTTTTCCACCACAACCACAACACCCTGGATATCCATCGCAAGCCGCACAGCCTGGCTATCCACCACAACCCGGTTATCCGCCTCAACAACCATTACAACCCGGTTTCCCTGGTCAAATGATGCCGCCAACACAACCTGGCCAACCACCAATGCCCGGACGTCCTGGCTATAAC caacCACCAGCCCCTGGCGGTATGTACCAACAGCCACAACAGTATCCACAGGCTCAACGCCGTCTCGATCCCGATCAGATGCCAAATCCAATTAGTGTTATTATCGAAAATCAACGCAATGCCGGTGGCGCTTTCGTGACCAATCAGCCGGGTCTGCTGCCACCACTGGTGACCACAAAATATGTTGTGCAGGATCAAGGCAACTCATCGCCACGTTATGTCAG ATCCTCTTTGTATTGCATACCAGCAACTGCTGATTTATTGAAGACAACTgctttgcccttcacactgctcGTTTCGCCCATGGCACGTACCGTTGAAGGTGAATATGAGCCGCCAATTGTAAACTTTGGTGAATTGGGACCCATTAGGTGCAATCGTTGCAAGGCGTACATGTCGCCGAACATGCAATTCGTGGATGCCGGTCGACGTTTCCAATGTCTGATGTGCAAAGTGACCACGGaag TGCCAACCGAATATTTCCAACATTTGGATCACACTGGTCAACGTGTCGACAAGTATGAGCGTCCCGAATTGGTTTTGGGCACATATGAGTTTTTGGCCACCAAGGACTACTGTCGC aaTAATACACCCCCTGAGATACCGGCATTTATATTCGTAATTGACGTCTCTTACAACACCATCAAATCGGGTTTGGTACATCTGTTGTGCTCGCAAATCAAGGAGGTGTTGAAGCATCTGCCTGTGGATCAGGGACAGGACAAATCGAAAATGCGTGTTGGTTTCATAACCTATAACAGCACTGTACATTTCTATAATATTAAAAGTAGTTTGGCACAGCCGCAAATGATGGTTGTCGGCGATGTGCAG GATATGTTTATGCCGCTGCTCGATGGCTTCCTCTGCAATCCCGAAGAGTCAGAGGCACTGATTGACGCGCTGATGGAACAAATACCGAAAATGTTTGTGGATACCAAGGAGACGGAGACCGTACTCTATCCAGCTATACAAGCCGGTCTCGAAGCATTGAAAGCATCGAACTGTGCTGGCAAATTGTTAGTATTCAATTCAACACTACCTATCGCTGAAGGACGTGGCAAATTGAAGAATCGCGATGATCGTAAATTGCTCGGCACTGAGAAAGAGAAGACCGTGCTCACGCCACAATGTGTGTCCTACAATAGCTTGGGACAGGATTGTGTGCAGAATGGGGTATCGGTCGATTTATTCTTATTCAATAATTCGTACATAGACATTGCCACGCTGGGGCAGGTAGCGCGTCTAAGTGGCGGTGAAgtctacaaatatacatacttccAA GCTGACCTGGATGGCAATCGCTTGATTGAGGATATCATTAAGAATGTATCGCGCCCAATTGCTTTCGATGCCGTAATGCGCGTGCGCACTTCGGCTGGCATACGCCCAACAGATTTCTACGGACACTTCTACATGACAAACACAACCGATGTGGAACTGGCTAGCATAG ACTGCAACAAGTCCGTTGCCATCGAAATTAAACATGACGACAAATTGCCACCTGAGGAGAATATCTACTTACAAATCGCACTACTCTACACATCGGTTAGCGGTCAGCGTCGTTTACGCGTTTTGAATTTGGCACTACGCGCCACCACAACCATAGCGGACGTTTTCAAATGTTGCGACTTGGACGCCATGATGTTGTTCTTTGCCAAACAGGCTTGCAGCAAATTGCTGGAGCACACACCGAAACAGGTCAAGGACAATTTGGTCAATCGCTCGGCACAGATATTGGCTTGCTATCGCAAGCATTGCACTTCGCCCACATCGGCTGGCCAGCTAATACTGCCCGAGTGTTTGAAACTGTTGCCGCTCTACGTGTCGTGTCTGCTGAAAAACGATGCCATCTCTGGTGGTTCGGATATGACGCTCGACGATCGCTCGTACGTCATGCAATTCGTACAGACCATGGATTTGAATATGTCTGTCAGCTATTTGTATCCACGTTTCATTCCAATACACAACGTCGATGTGGATGACAACGATTTGCCGATGTCCATACGTTGCACACACGAAAAGATGAGCGAAGATGGCGCCTACATACTGGAGAACGGTGTGCATCTCTTCGTTTGGTTGGGTCAATCGTTGCCGCAAAGCTTCATACAACCACTGTTTGGGGTGCAATGTACACAGCAAGTGAATGCGGAACGCTTTGCCATCATTGGCGATGCACCGTTGGCACAACGCGTGCGCAATATCATCGATACAATCATGAACGAGCGCACCAGAAATATGCGG GTGACATGCGTGCGACAAAATGACAAACTGGAATCAGTTTTCCGTCATTTCCTGATCGAGGATCGCGGCACAGATGGCTCGCCCAGCTATGTGGACTTCTTGTGTCATATGCATAAGGAGATTAAGGATTTGTTGAGTTAG
- the LOC105218178 gene encoding endonuclease G, mitochondrial — translation MPFIGVGLTLLLLTGGSFFVLGTYYQHNDFLHKLQQLIQEDPYAFYIRTKLYATLQLFNMNCLEQSVGAGSRMSEIMKYGFPGLDDVRVYSDFVLSYDRRNRVAHWVYEHLRAPCVKSNGSGVNRNEAVYQPDMSVPSNFRSVLTDYKNSGFDRGHLAAAGNHKCHQTHCNETFFLTNIAPQVGKGFNRDVWNNLEIYVRELTERYGSVYVCTGPLYKPKRQMPAVTEVENSSTTKGKWCVEYEVIGENTVAVPTHFFKVITVESKLPGGQPYMEAYIMPNAPISTNTNIRNFLADIREIEHIAGLQFFNGLRRSFFFGTNYTTTPEIYNNFQ, via the exons ATGCCTTTTATTGGTGTTGGTTTAACGCTATTGTTACTTACCGGCGGCAGCTTTTTCGTATTGGGCACCTACTATCAGCACAATGATTTCCTGCATAAACTGCAACAGCTCATACAAGAGGATCCATACGCGTTCTATATACGCACGAAATTATATGCTACG CTacaactattcaatatgaaCTGTCTGGAGCAGTCAGTCGGTGCTGGTTCGCGTATGTCAGAGATTATGAAATACGGTTTCCCGGGGCTAGACGACGTACGTGTCTATTCTGATTTTGTGCTGTCTTATGATCGACGCAATCGCGTTGCACATTGGGTTTATGAACATTTACGTGCGCCCTGTGTCAAATCTAATGGTAGCGGTGTAAATCGCAATGAAGCTGTTTATCAACCAGATATGAGTGTACCATCCAACTTTCGTTCTGTTTTAACCGATTATAAAAATTCTGGTTTCGATCGTGGTCATCTAGCTGCGGCAGGCAATCATAAGTGTCATCAGACACATTGTAATGAGACATTCTTTCTGACTAATATTGCGCCACAAGTTGGTAAGGGTTTCAATCGTGATGTTTGGAATAATTTGGAAATTTACGTACGCGAGTTAACTGAGCGCTACGGTTCTGTGTATGTTTGTACCGGACCACTTTATAAGCCAAAGCGTCAAATGCCTGCAGTTACAGAGGTGGAGAATAGCAGTACGACAAAGGGAAAATGGTGTGTGGAATATGAGGTTATTGGTGAAAATACAGTCGCTGTGCCTACACACTTTTTCAAAGTAATCACTGTGGAATCGAAATTACCGGGCGGACAACCATATATGGAGGCATACATAATGCCAAATGCGCCCATTAGCACGAATACGAATATACGAAATTTCCTTGCTGACATCAGAGAAATTGAGCATATTGCTGGGCTGCAATTCTTTAATGGCTTGCGCCGTAGTTTCTTCTTTGGTACTAACTACACTACAACTCCggaaatttataacaattttcagtaa